From the genome of Ictalurus punctatus breed USDA103 chromosome 28, Coco_2.0, whole genome shotgun sequence, one region includes:
- the LOC108259843 gene encoding spectrin family protein isoform X1, with amino-acid sequence MSAISPTDFDSVEIQQQYNDINNRWELAAEAEWDNENSSARLFERSRIKALADEREAVQKKTFTKWVNSHLGRVTCRISDLYTDLRDGRMLIRLLEVLSSEQLPKPTKGRMRIHCLENVDKALQFLKEQKVHLENMGSHDIVDGNHRLTLGLIWTIILRFQIQDISVETEDNKEKKSAKDALLLWCQMKTAGYPNVNVHNFTTSWRDGLAFNAIVHKHRPDLIEFDTLKRSNAHYNLQNAFNIAEKEMGLTKLLDPEDVNVDQPDEKSIITYVATYYHYFSKMKALAVEGKRIGKVLDYAIEADQLIEKYETLASELLQWIEQTIVTLNDRQLANSLSAVQNQLQAFNTYRTVEKPPKFTEKGNLEVLLFTIQSKMRANNQKVYMPREGKLISDINKAWERLEKAEHERELALRNELIRQEKLEMLAARFDRKAAMRETWLSENQRLVSQDSFGFDLGAVEAATRKHEAIETDIGAYGERVAAVEAVARELDAEGYHDVRRILARRDNVLRLWEYLKELLAARRERLTAHRDLQRLLQEMSYIMDWMEDMKGRLQSQDSGKHLHDVEDLLQKHTLVEADISAQAERIRAVQAAANRFTSDEMTYKPCEPALVEEKVALLGQAYEELGRLAAERRAQLEDSRRLWQLLWELGEEAAWMREQEQIMATEECGKDLSSALRLLSKHEAFRDEMAARYGPLGSSIASGEQLVKEGHCGAPEITERIKDIKAQWERLEEASRLREQRLKESVALHQFQTDANDMEAWLQEALRQVSSQEVGHDEFSTQTLARKQKEVEEEIQSHRSLIDSLHEQAQSLPSEYAHSPQVEGRLPAIEQRYEELKALSLARRDALEGALALYRMYSEADACQLWIGEKEQWLLTMEIPSKLEDLEVVQQRFETLEPETNNLGSRIADVNQVAEQLLKSDSRNKEQINQTQDQLNDRWREFQRLADDRKQALESALNIQNYHLECNELQSWMKEKTKVIESTQGLGNDLAGVMALQRKLTGMEKDLEAIQGKLGGQRAEAEQLVSEHPEQAEEIRARLADMEEVWEELCGTMKKREEGLGEASKLQGFLRHLDDFQAWLSRTQTAVASEDTPTSLAEAEQLLAQHDSIKNEVDNYRDDYERIKATGAEVTQGQTDAQHMFLAQRLQALDTGWQDLRRMWESRQCLLAQAFDFQTFLRDAKQAESFLNNQEYVLSHTEMPSSLQGALEAIKKHEDFLTTMEASEEKINGVVESGRRLVSDGNANADKIQEKADSIEERHQKNKQAANELLGKLKDNRELQHFLQDGQELTLWINEKMLTAQDMTYDEARNLHSKWQKHQAFMAELASNKDWLDKIDKEGQALVKEKPELEETVSETLRELQKQWELLETTTQTKAQCLFDANRAELFTQSCSALDTWLQNLSTQLQSDDFGKDLTSVNILLKKHQMVEHQMDVREKEVQSLQSQALALSPEDAGIAEVDGQQRRVTDTFAQLQEPLNQRRQRLLASKEAHQFNRDLEDEILWVKERMPLATSTDHGKDLPSVQLLIKKNQTLQKEIQGHQPRIDDLQAHGAAPGAEVGGERRAALDERLNELGELWARLISETEQRHARLVEAHRAQQFYADAAEAEAWMGEQELHMMSEEKAKDEQSALVMVKKHQILEQALEDYAQTIHQLANSSRLMVDGEHPESERIALRQAQVDKLYAGLKDLAEERRGKLQERLRLTQLKREVDDLEQWIAEREVVAGSHELGQDYEHVTMLRDRFREFARDTSAIGQERVDAVNAQADALIESGHPENASVAEWKDGLNEAWADLLELMDTRTQMLAASYELQRFQQDAREALARVRNKREALNSAELGRDLNTVQHLHRQHTAYEHDVHALSGQVTQVQDDAARLQKAYAGEKADDIHRHERAVTEAWEGLLAATQARRLLLLDTVEKFRFFSMVRDLMLWMDGINLQIQSHDSPRDVSSAGLVIAHHQDIKAEIEARSGSFIACNDMGRALIDNNHYASDEIREKLVQLQEKRDEINQKWQDKMDHLQIVLEVLQFSRDASVAESWLAGQEPLVRAAELGSNVDEVESLIKRHEAFEKLAAGWEERFTQLEKLTTLEEQEIQRRKEEEERARRPPTPPPVEDVVQSETEFESGARTSLDQTTLNQSVSVNGVHSDQDTSQSLMVSVSELPNAEHKPVTKPVPKPYKAQQRGSEADSVNGPGQDSGLDTASRHEPSGTLPIRVGPVLEAMEGMLCRKHEMESQGKKAANRSWQNVYCLLRKGSLGFYKDNKSASNGIPYHGEVPISLGEATCEIAHDYKKRKHVFKLRLGDGKEFLFQAKDEAEMSSWIRAIHSSMPANDAEDLSPAPPLTRAMTMPPMSPSEGEGVTMRNKEGKEKDREKRFSFFGKKK; translated from the exons aTTCAGGACATCAGCGTGGAGACGGAGGACAACAAGGAGAAGAAATCTGCCAAAGACGCCTTACTGCTGTGGTGCCAGATGAAGACGgctgg GTACCCGAATGTCAACGTGCACAACTTCACCACCAGCTGGAGAGACGGCCTGGCATTCAACGCCATCGTGCACAAACACAG GCCGGACCTGATTGAGTTCGACACGCTGAAGCGCTCCAATGCTCATTATAACCTGCAGAACGCCTTCAACATCGCAGAGAAGGAGATGGGGCTCACCAAACTGCTGGATCCTGAgg aTGTGAACGTGGATCAGCCGGACGAGAAGTCGATCATCACCTACGTGGCCACCTACTACCACTACTTCAGCAAGATGAAGGCGCTCGCCGTGGAAGGCAAGCGAATtggcaag gtgctggACTACGCAATCGAGGCGGACCAGCTGATCGAGAAGTACGAGACGTTGGCCTCGGAGCTGCTGCAGTGGATCGAGCAGACCATCGTTACACTCAATGACCGGCAGCTCGCCAACTCCCTGAGCGCCGTACAGAACCAACTGCAGGCCTTCAACACCTACCGCACCGTGGAGAAACCCCCcaa attcACAGAGAAGGGGAATTTGGAGGTTCTCCTGTTCACCATCCAGAGCAAAATGAGGGCCAACAACCAGAAAGTCTACATGCCTCGAGAGGGAAAACTCATTTCTGACATCAAcaag GCGTGGGAGCGTCTGGAGAAGGCGGAGCACGAGCGTGAGCTGGCCCTGAGGAACGAGCTGATTCGCCAGGAGAAGCTGGAGATGTTGGCGGCGCGGTTCGACCGCAAAGCCGCCATGAGGGAGACGTGGCTCAGCGAGAACCAGCGCCTCGTCTCGCAG GACAGCTTCGGTTTCGATCTCGGCGCAGTGGAGGCGGCGACACGCAAGCACGAGGCCATCGAGACGGATATCGGCGCGTACGGCGAGCGCGTGGCTGCCGTGGAAGCTGTGGCCCGCGAGCTTGACGCCGAGGGGTACCATGACGTGCGGCGCATCCTGGCGCGTCGCGACAACGTACTGCGCCTCTGGGAGTACCTGAAGGAGCTTCTCGCGGCCAGGCGCGAAAGGCTCACGGCACACCGGGACTTGCAGAGGCTCCTGCAGGAGATGAGCTACATTATGGACTGGATGGAAGACATGAAG ggtcgTTTGCAGTCACAAGACAGCGGGAAACACCTTCATGACGTGGAGGACTTGCTCCAGAAACACACTCTTGTGGAGGCAGACATATCGGCGCAGGCGGAGAGGATCCGGGCGGTGCAGGCCGCAGCGAATCGCTTCACCTCGGACGAAATGA CCTATAAGCCGTGCGAGCCGGCGCTGGTGGAGGAGAAGGTGGCGCTCCTGGGCCAGGCATACGAGGAGCTGGGCAGGCTGGCGGCCGAGCGCCGCGCACAGCTGGAGGACTCGCGGCGTCTCTGGCAGCTGCTGTGGGAGCTCGGCGAGGAGGCGGCTTGGATGCGTGAGCAAGAACAGATCATGGCAACGGAGGAGTGCGGGAAGGACCTGTCGTCCGCCCTGAGACTCCTCTCCAAGCACGAGGCGTTCCGGGACGAGATGGCCGCCCGCTACGGCCCGCTGGGGAGCAGCATCGCCTCTGGAGAGCAGCTGGTGAAGGAGGGGCACTGCGGAGCACCAGAGATCACGGAGAGGATCAAAGACATCAAAGCTCAGTGGGAGCGACTGGAGGAG GCATCTCGTTTGCGAGAGCAGCGTCTGAAGGAGTCTGTAGCTTTGCACCAGTTCCAGACCGACGCCAACGATATGGAGGCATGGCTCCAAGAGGCTCTCAGACAG GTATCCAGTCAGGAGGTCGGCCACGACGAGTTCTCGACACAGACGTTGGCGCGGAAACAGAAGGAGGTCGAGGAGGAGATCCAGAGCCATCGCTCTCTTATTGACTCGCTGCACGAGCAGGCTCAGTCACTGCCTTCAGAATACGCTCACTCTCCACAG GTGGAGGGTCGTCTCCCTGCTATAGAGCAGCGCTACGAGGAGTTGAAGGCTCTGTCCTTGGCACGGCGTGATGCCCTGGAAGGGGCTCTGGCACTGTACCGGATGTACAGCGAGGCCGACGCCTGCCAGCTGTGGATCGGCGAGAAGGAGCAGTGGCTCCTGACCATGGAGATCCCCTCCAAACTCGAGGACCTAGAGGTGGTCCAGCAGAG GTTCGAGACTCTGGAGCCGGAGACGAATAATCTCGGCTCTCGCATTGCCGACGTGAATCAGGTCGCCGAACAGCTGCTCAAATCCGACAGCCGCAACAAGGAACAAATTAACCAGACTCAAGACCAACTCAACGACAG GTGGCGCGAGTTCCAGCGGCTGGCGGACGATCGGAAGCAGGCTCTGGAATCGGCTCTGAACATCCAGAACTACCACTTGGAGTGTAACGAGCTCCAGAGCTGGATGAAGGAGAAGACCAAAGTGATCGAATCCACTCAGGGTCTCGGCAACGACCTGGCCGGGGTCATGGCCTTACAGCGCAAGCTCACGGGCATGGAGAAAGACCTGGAGGCCATACAG GGGAAGCTGGGCGGGCAGCGCGCCGAGGCCGAGCAACTGGTGTCCGAACACCCTGAACAGGCTGAGGAGATCCGGGCGCGGCTGGCCGACATGGAGGAAGTGTGGGAGGAGCTGTGCGGCACCATGAAGAAGCGCGAGGAGGGTCTGGGCGAAGCCTCTAAGCTGCAGGGCTTCCTGCGCCACCTCGACGACTTCCAGGCCTGGCTCTCGCGCACACAGACCGCTGTGGCGTCTGAGGACACGCCCACCTCGCTCGCCGAGGCGGAGCAACTCCTGGCTCAGCATGATTCCATCAAGAACGAGGTGGACAACTACCGCGACGACTACGAGAGGATCAAGGCCACTGGCGCGGAG gtgaccCAGGGCCAGACGGACGCTCAGCACATGTTCCTGGCGCAGCGGCTGCAGGCTCTGGACACGGGCTGGCAGGATCTGCGTCGGATGTGGGAGAGCAGACAGTGCCTGCTGGCCCAGGCCTTCGACTTCCAGACCTTCCTCAGAGACGCCAAGCAGGCCGAGAGCTTCCTCAATAACCAG GAGTATGTTCTGTCGCACACTGAGATGCCATCGAGCCTGCAGGGGGCACTGGAGGCCATCAAGAAGCACGAGGACTTCCTCACCACCATGGAGGCCAGCGAAGAAAAGATCAACGGAGTGGTGGAGTCAGGGCGGCGCCTTGTTTCCGATGGCAACGCCAATGCCGACAAGATCCAGGAGAAAGCCGACTCCATCGAAGAGAG GCACCAGAAGAACAAACAGGCCGCTAACGAGCTGCTGGGTAAACTGAAGGATAACAGAGAGCTACAGCACTTCCTCCAGGATGGACaggag CTGACTCTGTGGATTAATGAGAAGATGTTGACAGCTCAGGATATGACTTACGACGAGGCCAGGAACCTGCACAGCAAGTGGCAGAAACACCAAGCCTTCATGGCCGAGCTGGCCTCCAACAAGGATTGGCTGGACAAAATCGAtaag gAGGGTCAGGCTCTGGTGAAAGAGAAGCCTGAGCTGGAGGAGACGGTGTCCGAGACCCTGCGTGAGCTGCAGAAGCAGTGGGAATTGTTGGAGACCACCACGCAGACCAAGGCACAGTGTCTGTTCGACGCCAACCGCGCCGAGCTCTTCACCCAGAGCTGCTCGGCTCTCGACACGTGGCTGCAGAACCTCTCCACACAGCTGCAGAGCGACGACTTCGGCAAGGACCTGACCAGCGTCAACATCCTGCTCAAGAAACACCAG ATGGTGGAGCACCAGATGGATGTGCGGGAGAAGGAGGTGCAGTCTCTGCAGTCGCAGGCTCTGGCCCTGTCTCCGGAGGATGCCGGGATCGCGGAGGTGGACGGGCAGCAGAGGAGAGTGACGGACACCTTCGCTCAGCTCCAGGAGCCTCTCAATCAGAGGCGACAACGCCTGCTCGCGTCTAAAGAGGCCCACCAGTTTAACAGAGACCTGGAGGATGAGATA TTGTGGGTGAAGGAGAGAATGCCGCTGGCTACATCCACAGATCACGGCAAAGACCTTCCCAGCGTCCAGCTGCTCATCAAAAAGAACCAG ACCCTGCAGAAGGAGATCCAGGGCCACCAGCCTCGCATCGACGACCTGCAGGCCCACGGGGCGGCCCCCGGGGCGGAGGTGGGTGGGGAGCGGCGGGCGGCGCTGGACGAGCGTCTGAACGAGCTCGGGGAACTGTGGGCGCGGCTCATCTCGGAGACGGAGCAGAGACACGCGCGCCTAGTGGAGGCCCATCGCGCTCAGCAGTTCTACGCGGACGCTGCCGAGGCTGAGGCCTGGATGGGAGAGCAGGAGCTGCACATGATGTCCGAAGAGAAggccaag GATGAGCAGAGCGCTTTGGTGATGGTGAAGAAGCACCAGATCCTCGAGCAGGCCCTGGAGGATTACGCTCAGACCATCCACCAGCTGGCCAACAGCAGCAGACTCATGGTGGATGGTGAACATCCTGAGAG CGAGCGGATTGCACTGAGGCAGGCTCAGGTGGACAAGCTGTACGCCGGACTGAAGGACCTGGCCGAGGAGAGGAGGGGGAAGCTGCAGGAGCGTCTGCGTCTCACGCAGCTGAAGCGAGAGGTGGACGATCTGGAGCAGTGGATCGCCGAGAGAGAGGTGGTCGCCGGCTCGCACGAGCTCGGCCAGGACTACGAGCACGTCACT ATGCTGCGGGATCGTTTCCGGGAGTTTGCGCGGGACACGAGCGCGATCGGACAGGAGCGCGTGGACGCCGTGAACGCCCAGGCGGACGCCTTGATCGAGTCGGGCCACCCAGAGAACGCCAGCGTGGCCGAGTGGAAGGACGGCCTGAACGAGGCCTGGGCCGACCTGCTGGAGCTCATGGACACGCGCACGCAGATGCTAGCCGCGTCGTACGAGCTGCAGCGCTTCCAGCAGGACGCCCGCGAGGCGCTGGCGCGAGTCCGCAACAAGAGGGAGGCACTGAACTCGGCCGAGCTGGGCCGCGACCTCAACACCGTGCAGCACCTCCACCGGCAGCACACGGCCTACGAGCATGACGTGCACGCACTAAGCGGACAG GTGACACAGGTACAGGACGACGCGGCGCGTCTGCAGAAAGCCTACGCCGGTGAGAAGGCGGACGACATCCATCGACACGAGCGCGCGGTCACCGAGGCGTGGGAGGGGCTCCTGGCCGCCACTCAAGCCAGACGGCTGCTGCTACTGGACACGGTGGAGAAGTTCCGCTTCTTCAGCATGGTCCGAGATCTGATGCTGTGGATGGACGGCATTAACTTACAGATCCAGTCTCACGACAGCCCcag ggacgTGTCGTCGGCCGGGCTCGTCATCGCGCACCACCAGGACATTAAAGCAGAGATCGAGGCCCGATCAGGCAGCTTCATCGCCTGCAACGACATGGGACGCGCCCTCATCGACAACAACCACTACGCTTCTGACGag ATCCGTGAGAAACTGGTGCAGCTTCAAGAGAAGAGAGACGAAATCAACCAGAAGTGGCAGGACAAAATGGACCATCTGCAgattg tcctgGAGGTGCTGCAGTTCAGCAGGGACGCCTCGGTGGCTGAGTCGTGGTTGGCGGGTCAGGAGCCGCTGGTGCGCGCGGCCGAGCTTGGCTCCAATGTGGACGAGGTGGAGAGCCTCATCAAACGACACGAAGCCTTCGAGAAGCTCGCTGCTGGCTGGGAGGAACGTTTCACTCAGCTCGAGAAGCTCaccacg CTGGAGGAACAGGAGATtcagagaaggaaggaagaagaggagagagcGCGGAGACCGCCGACGCCTCCCCCAGTAGAGGATGTGGTACAGTCTGAGACGGAATTCGAGTCCGGAGCGAG gACGAGTTTGGACCAGACCACCCTGAACCAGTCAGTGTCTGTTAACGGAGTCCACAGCGACCAGGACACGTCACAG TCCTTAATGGTCTCAGTATCTGAACTCCCGAACGCGGAACATAAACCTGTTACGAAACCCGTGCCCAAACCCTACAAGGCACAGCAGCGT GGCTCGGAGGCGGACTCGGTGAACGGCCCCGGCCAGGACAGCGGGTTGGACACGGCGTCAAGGCACGAGCCGTCGGGCACGCTGCCCATCCGAGTCGGGCCGGTCCTCGAGGCCATGGAGGGAATGCTGTGCAGGAAACATGAAATGGAGAGCCAGGGCAAGAAAGCAGCCAACAG ATCGTGGCAGAACGTGTACTGCTTGCTGAGGAAGGGAAGTCTGGGCTTCTATAAGGACAACAAGAGCGCATCTAACGGCATCCCCTACCACGGAGAAGTTCCCATCAGCCTCGGCGAGGCCACCTGCGAGATCGCCCACGACTACAAGAAGAGAAAACACGTCTTCAAGCTGAG GCTGGGAGACGGAAAGGAGTTCCTGTTCCAAGCCAAGGACGAG gcTGAGATGAGTTCCTGGATACGGGCGATCCACTCCTCCATGCCGGCAAACGACGCTGAAGACCTGTCCCCGGCACCGCCCCTGACACGGGCCATGACGATGCCCCCAATGTCCCCCAGCGAGGGCGAAGGCGTGACCATGCGTAACAAAGAGGGCAAGGAGAAAGACCGAGAGAAACGCTTCAGCTTCTTCGGCAAGAAGAAGTAA